One Melospiza melodia melodia isolate bMelMel2 chromosome 1, bMelMel2.pri, whole genome shotgun sequence genomic window carries:
- the CAPN7 gene encoding calpain-7 isoform X1 — translation MDATTLELDAVKFAKLAVQRDQSGRYQEAVFYYKEAAQALIYAGMAGSNLENIQEKINEYLERVQALHSAVQSQKTDPLKSKQQLDLERAHFLVTQAFDEDDKGNAEEAIELYTEAVELCLKTATETSEAGLQSKLKQLARQALDRAEALKESMSKSSQKEKSTAAKPNQPVRTFFPLGPDFSLNDKPQTIRAVQASESQGQRYTAEEIEVLRKTSKINGIEYVPFMSVDLRERFAFPMPFSDKCGKLPLSPKQKAMFAKWVRPDDITNNPTMIYTVSSFSIKQTIVSDCSFVASLAISAAYERRYNKKLITSIIYPQNKKGEPEYNPCGKYMVKLHINGVPRKVIIDDQLPVDHSGELLCSYSNNKNELWVSLIEKAYMKVMGGYDFPGSNSNIDLHALTGWIPERIAMHSDNQAFNKDSTFRMLYQRFHKGDVLITTATGVMTEEEGEKWGLVPTHAYAVLDIREYKGLRFLQLKNPWSHLRWKGRYSENDTRNWTPDLQKYLNFDPRTAQKIDNGIFWISWEDLCQYYDVIYLSWNPSLFKESTCIHSTWDAKQGPVKDAYSLANNPQYKLEVQCPQGGAAVWVLLSRHITDKDDFAHNREFITMVVYKTDGKKVYYPADPPPYIDGIRINSPHYLTKIKLTSPGSHTFTLVVSQYEKQNTIHYTIRVYSLCKFTFSKIPTPYTISKRVNGQWKGHSAGGCGNFRDTYKNNPIYQFQLDKNGPLLIELRGPRQYSVGFELVTVSTVGDPGSYGFQKKSSGDYRCGFCYLEVENTFAGVYNIIPTTFLPQQEGPFFLDFNSTTPLKVSQLQ, via the exons ATGGACGCCACGACGCTGGAGCTGGACGCGGTGAAGTTCGCGAAGCTGGCGGTGCAGCGGGACCAGAGCGGGCGCTACCAGGAAGCGGTCTTCTACTACAAG GAAGCTGCACAAGCCTTGATTTATGCTGGGATGGCTGGGTCCAACTTGGAAAATATTCAAGAAAAAATAAATGAGTACTTGGAGAGAGTTCAAGCTCTCCATTCAGCAG ttcaaTCACAGAAGACAGACCCTCTGAAGTCAAAACAACAGTTGGACTTGGAGCGTGCTCACTTCCTAGTTACTCAGGCTTTTGATGAAGATGATAAAGGCAATGCAGAAGAAGCTATAGAGTTGTACACAGAAGCAGTGGAGCTCTGTTTGAAAACA GCTACTGAAACCTCAGAAGCAGGACTCCAGTCCAAACTGAAACAGCTGGCTCGACAAGCACTGGATAG AGCAGAAGCACTGAAGGAATCTATGTCAAAGTCATCTCAAAAAGAAAAGTCAACTGCAGCCAAACCAAATCAGCCAGTCAGAACATTCTTTCCATTGGGACCTGATTTTTCTTTAAATGATAAACCACAGACAATCAGAGCAGTACAAGCTAGTGAATCTCAAGGTCAGAGATACACTGCAGAGGAGATTGAAGTACTCAG GAAGACTTCAAAGATTAATGGTATTGAATATGTACCTTTCATGAGTGTTGATCTGAGGGAACGTTTTGCCTTCCCTATGCCTTTTTC TGATAAGTGTGGGAAGCTACCCTTAtcccccaaacagaaagcaaTGTTTGCCAAGTGGGTGAGACCAGATGACATAACAAATAACCCTACGATGATCTACACTGTATCAAGTTTCAGCATAAAGCAG ACAATAGTGTCAGATTGTTCTTTTGTGGCATCACTAGCTATCAGTGCAGCGTATGAAAGAAGATACAACAAAAAATTGATCACGAG TATAATTTACCCTCAGAATAAGAAGGGAGAACCAGAATATAATCCATGTGGTAAATACATGGTGAAGCTTCATATCAATGGTGTTCCTAGAAAG GTAATCATAGATGACCAGCTACCTGTTGATCATAGTGGGGAACTTCTCTGCTCTTATTCCAATAATAAGAATGAATTATGGGTGTCACTAATAGAAAAAGCTTACATGAAGGTCATGGGAGGATATGATTTTCCTGGATCAAATTCT AATATTGATCTCCATGCACTGACAGGTTGGATACCTGAAAGAATTGCAATGCACTCTGACAATCAAGCCTTCAATAAAGACAGCACTTTCAGAATGCTTTATCAGAG ATTTCACAAGGGAGATGTCCTTATCACAACAGCAACAGGGGTGATGActgaagaggaaggagaaaagTGGGGTTTAGTTCCAACCCATGCATATGCAGTCTTGGATATAAGAGAATATAAG GGACTTCGATTTCTTCAGCTAAAAAATCCCTGGAGCCACTTACGTTGGAAGGGACGATACAGTGAAAATGATACACGAAACTGGACCCCAGACTTACAAAAATACTTGAACTTTGATCCCAGAACAGCTCAGAAAATAGACAATG GCATTTTCTGGATTTCCTGGGAGGACCTGTGCCAGTACTATGATGTTATTTATTTGAGTTGGAACCCAAGTCTTTTCAAAGAATCTACATGTATTCACAG CACGTGGGATGCAAAGCAGGGCCCGGTGAAGGACGCCTACAGCCTGGCCAACAACCCTCAGTACAAGCTGGAGGTGCAGTGCCCACAGGGTGGTGCTGCTGTCTGGGTCCTGCTCAGCAGGCACATCACTGACAAG GATGACTTTGCACACAATCGGGAATTCATTACAATGGTTGTGTACAAGACTGATGGCAAAAAAGTTTACTATCCAG ctgATCCTCCTCCTTATATTGATGGTATTCGGATCAACAGTCCTCATTATCTGACCAAGATAAAGCTGACCTCTCCAGGTTCCCATACATTCACCTTAGTGGTGTCCCAGTAtgagaaacaaaacaccatccaCTACACCATCAGG GTGTATTCCTTGTGCAAGTTCACCTTTTCCAAGATTCCTACACCCTACACCATTTCCAAACGG GTTAATGGACAGTGGAAAGGTCACAGTGCTGGAGGATGTGGAAACTTCAGAGACACCTACAAAAATAACCCAATTTATCAATTCCAGCTAGACAAGAATGGACCATTGCTAATTGAACTACGGGGACCGAG GCAATACAGCGTTGGTTTTGAACTGGTCACCGTCTCAACAGTGGGAGATCCTGGTTCCTATGGCTTTCAGAAAAAAAGCAGTGGTGACTACAG GTGTGGATTTTGCTACTTGGAGGTGGAGAACACTTTTGCTGGAGTTTACAACATTATCCCCACCACATTCCTGCCTCAACAAGAGGGGCCTTTTTTCTTAGATTTTAACAGTACTACTCCTCTtaaggtgtcacagctgcagtga
- the CAPN7 gene encoding calpain-7 isoform X3 — protein MDATTLELDAVKFAKLAVQRDQSGRYQEAVFYYKEAAQALIYAGMAGSNLENIQEKINEYLERVQALHSAVQSQKTDPLKSKQQLDLERAHFLVTQAFDEDDKGNAEEAIELYTEAVELCLKTATETSEAGLQSKLKQLARQALDRAEALKESMSKSSQKEKSTAAKPNQPVRTFFPLGPDFSLNDKPQTIRAVQASESQGQRYTAEEIEVLRKTSKINGIEYVPFMSVDLRERFAFPMPFSDKCGKLPLSPKQKAMFAKWVRPDDITNNPTMIYTVSSFSIKQTIVSDCSFVASLAISAAYERRYNKKLITSIIYPQNKKGEPEYNPCGKYMVKLHINGVPRKVIIDDQLPVDHSGELLCSYSNNKNELWVSLIEKAYMKVMGGYDFPGSNSNIDLHALTGWIPERIAMHSDNQAFNKDSTFRMLYQRFHKGDVLITTATGVMTEEEGEKWGLVPTHAYAVLDIREYKGLRFLQLKNPWSHLRWKGRYSENDTRNWTPDLQKYLNFDPRTAQKIDNGIFWISWEDLCQYYDVIYLSWNPSLFKESTCIHRMTLHTIGNSLQWLCTRLMAKKFTIQVYSLCKFTFSKIPTPYTISKRVNGQWKGHSAGGCGNFRDTYKNNPIYQFQLDKNGPLLIELRGPRQYSVGFELVTVSTVGDPGSYGFQKKSSGDYRCGFCYLEVENTFAGVYNIIPTTFLPQQEGPFFLDFNSTTPLKVSQLQ, from the exons ATGGACGCCACGACGCTGGAGCTGGACGCGGTGAAGTTCGCGAAGCTGGCGGTGCAGCGGGACCAGAGCGGGCGCTACCAGGAAGCGGTCTTCTACTACAAG GAAGCTGCACAAGCCTTGATTTATGCTGGGATGGCTGGGTCCAACTTGGAAAATATTCAAGAAAAAATAAATGAGTACTTGGAGAGAGTTCAAGCTCTCCATTCAGCAG ttcaaTCACAGAAGACAGACCCTCTGAAGTCAAAACAACAGTTGGACTTGGAGCGTGCTCACTTCCTAGTTACTCAGGCTTTTGATGAAGATGATAAAGGCAATGCAGAAGAAGCTATAGAGTTGTACACAGAAGCAGTGGAGCTCTGTTTGAAAACA GCTACTGAAACCTCAGAAGCAGGACTCCAGTCCAAACTGAAACAGCTGGCTCGACAAGCACTGGATAG AGCAGAAGCACTGAAGGAATCTATGTCAAAGTCATCTCAAAAAGAAAAGTCAACTGCAGCCAAACCAAATCAGCCAGTCAGAACATTCTTTCCATTGGGACCTGATTTTTCTTTAAATGATAAACCACAGACAATCAGAGCAGTACAAGCTAGTGAATCTCAAGGTCAGAGATACACTGCAGAGGAGATTGAAGTACTCAG GAAGACTTCAAAGATTAATGGTATTGAATATGTACCTTTCATGAGTGTTGATCTGAGGGAACGTTTTGCCTTCCCTATGCCTTTTTC TGATAAGTGTGGGAAGCTACCCTTAtcccccaaacagaaagcaaTGTTTGCCAAGTGGGTGAGACCAGATGACATAACAAATAACCCTACGATGATCTACACTGTATCAAGTTTCAGCATAAAGCAG ACAATAGTGTCAGATTGTTCTTTTGTGGCATCACTAGCTATCAGTGCAGCGTATGAAAGAAGATACAACAAAAAATTGATCACGAG TATAATTTACCCTCAGAATAAGAAGGGAGAACCAGAATATAATCCATGTGGTAAATACATGGTGAAGCTTCATATCAATGGTGTTCCTAGAAAG GTAATCATAGATGACCAGCTACCTGTTGATCATAGTGGGGAACTTCTCTGCTCTTATTCCAATAATAAGAATGAATTATGGGTGTCACTAATAGAAAAAGCTTACATGAAGGTCATGGGAGGATATGATTTTCCTGGATCAAATTCT AATATTGATCTCCATGCACTGACAGGTTGGATACCTGAAAGAATTGCAATGCACTCTGACAATCAAGCCTTCAATAAAGACAGCACTTTCAGAATGCTTTATCAGAG ATTTCACAAGGGAGATGTCCTTATCACAACAGCAACAGGGGTGATGActgaagaggaaggagaaaagTGGGGTTTAGTTCCAACCCATGCATATGCAGTCTTGGATATAAGAGAATATAAG GGACTTCGATTTCTTCAGCTAAAAAATCCCTGGAGCCACTTACGTTGGAAGGGACGATACAGTGAAAATGATACACGAAACTGGACCCCAGACTTACAAAAATACTTGAACTTTGATCCCAGAACAGCTCAGAAAATAGACAATG GCATTTTCTGGATTTCCTGGGAGGACCTGTGCCAGTACTATGATGTTATTTATTTGAGTTGGAACCCAAGTCTTTTCAAAGAATCTACATGTATTCACAG GATGACTTTGCACACAATCGGGAATTCATTACAATGGTTGTGTACAAGACTGATGGCAAAAAAGTTTACTATCCAG GTGTATTCCTTGTGCAAGTTCACCTTTTCCAAGATTCCTACACCCTACACCATTTCCAAACGG GTTAATGGACAGTGGAAAGGTCACAGTGCTGGAGGATGTGGAAACTTCAGAGACACCTACAAAAATAACCCAATTTATCAATTCCAGCTAGACAAGAATGGACCATTGCTAATTGAACTACGGGGACCGAG GCAATACAGCGTTGGTTTTGAACTGGTCACCGTCTCAACAGTGGGAGATCCTGGTTCCTATGGCTTTCAGAAAAAAAGCAGTGGTGACTACAG GTGTGGATTTTGCTACTTGGAGGTGGAGAACACTTTTGCTGGAGTTTACAACATTATCCCCACCACATTCCTGCCTCAACAAGAGGGGCCTTTTTTCTTAGATTTTAACAGTACTACTCCTCTtaaggtgtcacagctgcagtga
- the CAPN7 gene encoding calpain-7 isoform X2 has product MLSYRLTWWNYVMATETSEAGLQSKLKQLARQALDRAEALKESMSKSSQKEKSTAAKPNQPVRTFFPLGPDFSLNDKPQTIRAVQASESQGQRYTAEEIEVLRKTSKINGIEYVPFMSVDLRERFAFPMPFSDKCGKLPLSPKQKAMFAKWVRPDDITNNPTMIYTVSSFSIKQTIVSDCSFVASLAISAAYERRYNKKLITSIIYPQNKKGEPEYNPCGKYMVKLHINGVPRKVIIDDQLPVDHSGELLCSYSNNKNELWVSLIEKAYMKVMGGYDFPGSNSNIDLHALTGWIPERIAMHSDNQAFNKDSTFRMLYQRFHKGDVLITTATGVMTEEEGEKWGLVPTHAYAVLDIREYKGLRFLQLKNPWSHLRWKGRYSENDTRNWTPDLQKYLNFDPRTAQKIDNGIFWISWEDLCQYYDVIYLSWNPSLFKESTCIHSTWDAKQGPVKDAYSLANNPQYKLEVQCPQGGAAVWVLLSRHITDKDDFAHNREFITMVVYKTDGKKVYYPADPPPYIDGIRINSPHYLTKIKLTSPGSHTFTLVVSQYEKQNTIHYTIRVYSLCKFTFSKIPTPYTISKRVNGQWKGHSAGGCGNFRDTYKNNPIYQFQLDKNGPLLIELRGPRQYSVGFELVTVSTVGDPGSYGFQKKSSGDYRCGFCYLEVENTFAGVYNIIPTTFLPQQEGPFFLDFNSTTPLKVSQLQ; this is encoded by the exons ATGTTAAGCTACAGGTTAACTTGGTGGAATTATGTGATG GCTACTGAAACCTCAGAAGCAGGACTCCAGTCCAAACTGAAACAGCTGGCTCGACAAGCACTGGATAG AGCAGAAGCACTGAAGGAATCTATGTCAAAGTCATCTCAAAAAGAAAAGTCAACTGCAGCCAAACCAAATCAGCCAGTCAGAACATTCTTTCCATTGGGACCTGATTTTTCTTTAAATGATAAACCACAGACAATCAGAGCAGTACAAGCTAGTGAATCTCAAGGTCAGAGATACACTGCAGAGGAGATTGAAGTACTCAG GAAGACTTCAAAGATTAATGGTATTGAATATGTACCTTTCATGAGTGTTGATCTGAGGGAACGTTTTGCCTTCCCTATGCCTTTTTC TGATAAGTGTGGGAAGCTACCCTTAtcccccaaacagaaagcaaTGTTTGCCAAGTGGGTGAGACCAGATGACATAACAAATAACCCTACGATGATCTACACTGTATCAAGTTTCAGCATAAAGCAG ACAATAGTGTCAGATTGTTCTTTTGTGGCATCACTAGCTATCAGTGCAGCGTATGAAAGAAGATACAACAAAAAATTGATCACGAG TATAATTTACCCTCAGAATAAGAAGGGAGAACCAGAATATAATCCATGTGGTAAATACATGGTGAAGCTTCATATCAATGGTGTTCCTAGAAAG GTAATCATAGATGACCAGCTACCTGTTGATCATAGTGGGGAACTTCTCTGCTCTTATTCCAATAATAAGAATGAATTATGGGTGTCACTAATAGAAAAAGCTTACATGAAGGTCATGGGAGGATATGATTTTCCTGGATCAAATTCT AATATTGATCTCCATGCACTGACAGGTTGGATACCTGAAAGAATTGCAATGCACTCTGACAATCAAGCCTTCAATAAAGACAGCACTTTCAGAATGCTTTATCAGAG ATTTCACAAGGGAGATGTCCTTATCACAACAGCAACAGGGGTGATGActgaagaggaaggagaaaagTGGGGTTTAGTTCCAACCCATGCATATGCAGTCTTGGATATAAGAGAATATAAG GGACTTCGATTTCTTCAGCTAAAAAATCCCTGGAGCCACTTACGTTGGAAGGGACGATACAGTGAAAATGATACACGAAACTGGACCCCAGACTTACAAAAATACTTGAACTTTGATCCCAGAACAGCTCAGAAAATAGACAATG GCATTTTCTGGATTTCCTGGGAGGACCTGTGCCAGTACTATGATGTTATTTATTTGAGTTGGAACCCAAGTCTTTTCAAAGAATCTACATGTATTCACAG CACGTGGGATGCAAAGCAGGGCCCGGTGAAGGACGCCTACAGCCTGGCCAACAACCCTCAGTACAAGCTGGAGGTGCAGTGCCCACAGGGTGGTGCTGCTGTCTGGGTCCTGCTCAGCAGGCACATCACTGACAAG GATGACTTTGCACACAATCGGGAATTCATTACAATGGTTGTGTACAAGACTGATGGCAAAAAAGTTTACTATCCAG ctgATCCTCCTCCTTATATTGATGGTATTCGGATCAACAGTCCTCATTATCTGACCAAGATAAAGCTGACCTCTCCAGGTTCCCATACATTCACCTTAGTGGTGTCCCAGTAtgagaaacaaaacaccatccaCTACACCATCAGG GTGTATTCCTTGTGCAAGTTCACCTTTTCCAAGATTCCTACACCCTACACCATTTCCAAACGG GTTAATGGACAGTGGAAAGGTCACAGTGCTGGAGGATGTGGAAACTTCAGAGACACCTACAAAAATAACCCAATTTATCAATTCCAGCTAGACAAGAATGGACCATTGCTAATTGAACTACGGGGACCGAG GCAATACAGCGTTGGTTTTGAACTGGTCACCGTCTCAACAGTGGGAGATCCTGGTTCCTATGGCTTTCAGAAAAAAAGCAGTGGTGACTACAG GTGTGGATTTTGCTACTTGGAGGTGGAGAACACTTTTGCTGGAGTTTACAACATTATCCCCACCACATTCCTGCCTCAACAAGAGGGGCCTTTTTTCTTAGATTTTAACAGTACTACTCCTCTtaaggtgtcacagctgcagtga